The Candidatus Cloacimonadota bacterium nucleotide sequence TCTAATTCGGCTATTGATATAGCACCGGCGCGGGTAATTGCCAGATCGGCATAGTGCATCATTTGAGTGAGATTACTGTTAAAATCGAAGATATACAGCCCCTGTTTGTCCTTGTGTTTGCGGGCAAACATATCGAAAGTAGTTCTTCCTGTTTGCCACAATATTTGCCACCTCCCCTCCAAGAGAACGTTTATGATGCTGGAAACAGAGTTATTTATTGCAAGCGATCCTTGCGAGCCTCCCGTTATCAGTAAAGTATCCTTACCGCTTTGCAAACCAACGCTTTCCAAAGTAAAACATGTCGTAGAATCTGCTTTAATAATGGGGATTCCCATATTTCTAATACTGGTTGATTTTAAATACTTTCTGCTTTCTTCAAAAGATATGTAAAGCCGATTTAAATACTTAGCCAAATACTTAGTAGTGATACCGGGATAGGAATTGCTCTCGTGCAAAAAGCAGGGGATCTTTTTACTGATGGCAGCAACGGCAACTGGTCCCGCTACAAAGCCTCCAGTGGTAATAACTCCATCAATATTTTCACGCTTGATAATCTTGCGGGCTTTTAAAACACTGCTGGTTAGGAAGTAGGGGAAGAGCAGGTTTATAGGTTTGAAACTGCGATAGAGCTTGTTTATTTTAATGTAGAAGAAAGGAATCTTAGCTTGCTTTGCCAATCTTTCTTCCATACTAAATGAGTTGCCGATAAATATGCACTTATGCCCTTTATTAATTAGTTCTTTTGCCAATGCTAAAGCTGGGATTATGTGCCCGCCCGTTCCGCCTGCACCAAAAGCAAATATCACAATGTCCTCCTTTGGGCGCTAATGTTTAGAATAATGCCCACAGCTATGCTATCCATCAGCAATGCACTTCCTCCATAACTTATGAAAGGAAGCGTATTACCGGTGGGGGGAAGGATGCTCA carries:
- a CDS encoding UDP-N-acetylglucosamine--N-acetylmuramyl-(pentapeptide) pyrophosphoryl-undecaprenol N-acetylglucosamine transferase; its protein translation is MIFAFGAGGTGGHIIPALALAKELINKGHKCIFIGNSFSMEERLAKQAKIPFFYIKINKLYRSFKPINLLFPYFLTSSVLKARKIIKRENIDGVITTGGFVAGPVAVAAISKKIPCFLHESNSYPGITTKYLAKYLNRLYISFEESRKYLKSTSIRNMGIPIIKADSTTCFTLESVGLQSGKDTLLITGGSQGSLAINNSVSSIINVLLEGRWQILWQTGRTTFDMFARKHKDKQGLYIFDFNSNLTQMMHYADLAITRAGAISIAEL